GCACAGGTGCGTGGACGCGGTTGAAGCCAGCACACTGCCGCTGGCCGACGGCCTAAAAAAAGAGCGCAGCCTGTTCCAGGACTGCATGGAAAGTCCGCAGCGCGCCGGACTGATCCACGCCTTCTTTGCCGAGCGGGCCGTGTCAAAAATCCCGGAAGCCAAGGAAACACCCCGCCAGATTGCCAAGATCGGTGTGATCGGTGGCGGCACGATGGGCTCCGGCATTGCGACCGCGTGCCTCTTGGCCGGGTTTGACGTCACCTTGACCGAACGCGACCAGGGCGGGCTCGACCGGGGCCTGGCGACGATTGCCAAGAACCTGGACGGGGCCGTCAAACGCGGCAAGCTTGCCGCCGACAAGCGCGATCAGATCCTCTCCAACAATCTGTCCTCCGCGGTCGAATTGGGTGCCTTGTCAGAAGCCGATCTCATCATTGAGGCCGTATTCGAAGAGATGGATGTGAAGCGCAGCATCTTCACCGAGCTCGACAAGGTGGCCAAGCAGGGCGCCGTGCTCGCCTCCAACACCTCTTATCTCGACATCAACGAGATCGCCGCTGTCACCAGCCGTCCGCAGGACGTCATTGGCCTGCATTTCTTCTCGCCAGCCCATGTCATGCGGCTTCTGGAAGTGGTCGTTGCCGACAAGACAGCACCGGACGCGGTGGCGACCGGCTTTGCCCTTGCAAAAAAGCTGAAGAAAGTCGCTGTCCGGGCCGGGGTCTGCGACGGCTTCATCGGCAATCGCATCCTCTCCTTTTACAAGAAGGCAGCGGATTACATGATGATGGACGGTGCTTCTCCGGAAGAGGTCGATACGGCCATGACCAATTTCGGGTTCGCCATGGGCCCTTATCAGGTTTACGACCTCGCCGGTCTCGATATCAGCTGGGCCACCAACAAGCGCCGCGCGGCCACCCGGCCAGCGGAAGAGCGCTATAGTCCGATCCTCGACCGGATCTGCGAAGAGGGCTGGTTCGGCCGCAAGACCGGCCGAGGCTTTTACATCTACGACGAGACTGGTGCCCGCCCGAACCCGGATGCCCTAAAAATCATTGATG
This window of the Roseibium alexandrii DFL-11 genome carries:
- a CDS encoding 3-hydroxyacyl-CoA dehydrogenase NAD-binding domain-containing protein, which produces MDTPVQSAASKVNDVVSVERQGSMALVALNNPPVNAASQALRQGIHQAVSDLQKDPGIKAIGLYGEGRTFIAGADIREFGKPPQDPWLPDLCNFLENSETPIVCIIHGTALGGGLEVALSCHARIAVPSAKVGLPEVTLGILPGAGGTQRAPRLAGVAASLDMITSGKPVSAQKALESGLVDAVEEGAPRDLALKAAQALADGTLSHRKTGELDTDADQQAIEAYRKKLQKTQPLLFSPHRCVDAVEASTLPLADGLKKERSLFQDCMESPQRAGLIHAFFAERAVSKIPEAKETPRQIAKIGVIGGGTMGSGIATACLLAGFDVTLTERDQGGLDRGLATIAKNLDGAVKRGKLAADKRDQILSNNLSSAVELGALSEADLIIEAVFEEMDVKRSIFTELDKVAKQGAVLASNTSYLDINEIAAVTSRPQDVIGLHFFSPAHVMRLLEVVVADKTAPDAVATGFALAKKLKKVAVRAGVCDGFIGNRILSFYKKAADYMMMDGASPEEVDTAMTNFGFAMGPYQVYDLAGLDISWATNKRRAATRPAEERYSPILDRICEEGWFGRKTGRGFYIYDETGARPNPDALKIIDEERAKAGITPRKFTAEEIVSRFMTAMISEAIRVLEDGIALRPIDIDAVYLFGYGFPRFRGGPMHTADQIGAAELVKRIEAFAEEDSYYWQVPALLRQMAETGGTFAEKNKG